Proteins encoded together in one Amblyomma americanum isolate KBUSLIRL-KWMA chromosome 1, ASM5285725v1, whole genome shotgun sequence window:
- the LOC144115846 gene encoding uncharacterized protein LOC144115846, with translation MEYIILEVFPGVTKHHFAVVDTLEAAVRAAYLPLPASSHAADSTAANLGAGPRTSVAAAAAGTDGTLHAALGGDDVTAAAAGADGANNDIMGVTRVANMGQMQHMVGPLDNMPYYMPFNGRENHEQERKRRTRIKNACQTLRSLVPALSEQTDKATVFEFTVQYLLHLRGHLGSKHDKSISQPALFGFWKAALSSNESGTGSICQTDD, from the exons ATGGAATACATCATCCTGGAGGTCTTCCCGGGGGTCACCAAGCATCATTTCGCTGTAGTGGACACACTGGAGGCAGCAGTCCGG GCGGCCTACCTGCCCCTGCCTGCGTCCAGTCACGCGGCGGACAGCACGGCCGCCAACCTCGGCGCCGGTCCCAGAACCAGCGTAGCCGCAGCTGCAGCGGGCACCGACGGCACCCTGCACGCCGCGCTGGGCGGAGACGACGTGACCGCGGCGGCGGCCGGAGCGGACGGAGCCAACAACGACATCATGGGGGTGACCCGCGTGGCCAACATGGGACAGATGCAGCACATGGTCGGACCTCTGGACAACATGCCTTACTACATGCCCTTCAACGGGCGGGAGAACCACGAGCAGGAAAGGAAGAGGAGGACCCGCATTAAGAACGCCTGCCAGACTCTGCGCTCGCTAGTTCCAGCCCTCAGCGAACAAACGGACAAGGCCACAGTGTTTGAGTTCACCGTGCAGTATCTGTTGCACCTTAGGGGGCATCTCGGCAGTAAGCATGACAAGTCTATTTCCCAGCCTGCTCTGTTCGggttctggaaagcggcattatcatccaatgAGTCTGGCACTGGGAGCATCTGTCAaacagacgattga